Genomic DNA from Mesotoga infera:
CCGGCAACTCTGTGTAGCTCTCTCATTCCCGGACCACCCTTTGGTCCCACATATCTTATAACGACTATGTCTCCCTCTTTGATCTTGCCCTTCTCGATCGCTTCTGTCGCTTCTTCCTCACCGTCGTAGACCATTGCCGGTCCTGAAAACTTCATCATGCCCGCGGGGATAGTGGATCTCTTCACGACGGCGTTGTTCCTGGCAATATTTCCCTTCAAGATAACTATTCCGCCCGTCTCGTTTACAGGATTTGCGGCGTTTCTTATTACTTTCTCGTCAATGTGTAGTACCTCTTCGGCTATCTGCCTGACTGTCTTGCCCTCTACGTTAATACAGTCCTCATTGAGCAAGCTGCCAAGCTGCTTGAATATCGCGGGCACACCTCCGGCATGTGCAAAGTCAGCCATCGAGTGTTCCCCGTTTGGATTCACTGTGCACAGCTGGGGAGTCCTGTCGTTTATCGCACCAATGTAATCGAAGTCAATTTCGATACCGATCTCACTGGCTATTGCCGGAACGTGCAGGAGATGGTTCATAGAAGCGGCCAGCGCAGCCATTACCATAAGCGCGTTGTCGAAAGAATCTTTGGTAATAAACTCGGAAGGCTTTAAACCCCTCTTGACAACATCCATTATCATCTCGCCCGTTCTTATTGCGTAAGAAGATCTCTCATTAGTACACGAAGGGCAGGCAGCCGAACCGGGTAGCGCGAGACCGAGCGCCTCTGCTACGCAATTCATGGACTGCGCGGTCCCGATGTAAGGGCATATCCCAGGCTGCGGATACAGCTTCGAATTGCCTTCAGCCAGTTCTCTTTCAGATATCTTCCCTGTCAAGAACTGGTTTCTAAGCTTCTTCGATTCTGCGAAGGAAATCGCAGGTGTGCAAGTTCCACTGCAGATGTGAATCGAGGGAAGATCCAACCTCAATGCAGCCATAAGCATGGCGGGAGTAATCTTGTCACAGGAAGATATGAATACAAGACCGTCCAGAATATTCTGAGACAAGACCATCGCCTCTATAGAGTCGGAAATCACTTCCCTACTTGGAAGAATAAAATCCATAGCCTCATAACCCTGAGCGAGCGCATCACATGGAGCGATAGTGTCGAACTCGATCGGGAAACCTCCCTTGGATCTCACACCATCCTTTACCTTTTCTGCAATCTCCCTTTGAGGGATATGTCCGTGACTGAACTCATTCCAGGAATTGACAATTCCAATTATTGGTCTCTCAGTATCCTCATAAGAAAAGCCGCAGGCTATCAAATGACTCTTGATAAGTGCCCGGGTAAATCTCGGAAGGCTCTCA
This window encodes:
- a CDS encoding dihydroxy-acid dehydratase produces the protein MGKKLESLPRFTRALIKSHLIACGFSYEDTERPIIGIVNSWNEFSHGHIPQREIAEKVKDGVRSKGGFPIEFDTIAPCDALAQGYEAMDFILPSREVISDSIEAMVLSQNILDGLVFISSCDKITPAMLMAALRLDLPSIHICSGTCTPAISFAESKKLRNQFLTGKISERELAEGNSKLYPQPGICPYIGTAQSMNCVAEALGLALPGSAACPSCTNERSSYAIRTGEMIMDVVKRGLKPSEFITKDSFDNALMVMAALAASMNHLLHVPAIASEIGIEIDFDYIGAINDRTPQLCTVNPNGEHSMADFAHAGGVPAIFKQLGSLLNEDCINVEGKTVRQIAEEVLHIDEKVIRNAANPVNETGGIVILKGNIARNNAVVKRSTIPAGMMKFSGPAMVYDGEEEATEAIEKGKIKEGDIVVIRYVGPKGGPGMRELHRVAGALKSIGEKVAVVTEGRFSGATAGLAVGYLGPESAEGGAIGVVKDGDIIEIDIASRSINVLLPDEEISRRLSTFVPKKTTGRAKLLDEYARRVGPVNNGAVRIRDQEL